The sequence below is a genomic window from Flavobacterium keumense.
ACAGCGGGAGTTGGATTTATAAATTAGTTGTTTGTTGATAGTTTTCAGTTGCTAGTTTAACTACCAATAACCATCAACCAACAACCAACAACTAAATAAGAAATGGAAAGTTTTAGAACCGAAATAGAAAATCCGATTGTCCAAAAAGACATTATCGATTTAGAAAGAAAAATTCGATTATTCAAAGAAGGAAAAATTGATGACGAGCGTTTTCGTAGTCTTCGTTTGGCCAGAGGGGTTTATGGTCAGCGTCAAGAAGGGGTACAAATGATTCGTATCAAATTGCCTTTTGGTAAAGTGAGTAGCGAACAATTAATTCGTATTACTAAAGTGTCTGACGAATATTCGACAGGACGTTTGCATATTACCACGCGTCAGGATATTCAAATTCACTATGTAAGTTTGGATAGAACTCCGGAGCTTTGGGCTGATTTAGAAAAAGACGATATCACGCTGAGAGAAGCTTGTGGAAATACCGTTCGAAATATTACAGCGAGTGAAACAGCAGGAATTGATCCTGACGAACCATTTGATGTGTCGCCTTATGCACACGCCTTGTTTCAGTTTTTCTTACGAAATCCGGTGTGTCAAGAAATGGGACGTAAATTCAAAATGGCCTTTTCATCCTCAGATAAAGATACCGCTTTGAGTTATTTACACGATTTAGGATTCATCCCAAAAATTGTCAATGGAGAGCGTGGATTCAAAGTACTATTGGGGGGTGGATTAGGTTCGCAACCAAGCCATGCCGAATTACTTTCTGAATTTGTACCGGCGAACCAAATTATTCCGATGACGGAAGGAGTGTTGCGTATTTTTGATCGCTATGGCGAAAGAGCCAAACGTTTGAAAGCCCGTATGAAATTCTTAATTAAAGAAATTGGTAAAGATGAATTCTTACGATTGGTTGAAGAAGAGAAAAAAGCTTTGTCTTTCAAAACGGTTGAAATTGACACTACTCCTTTTGATGGTCCAATTCCAGCACCTGCATTAGAAGTGCCAAAAGTGACTATTGAAGATACTGCAAGTTTTGAAGCTTGGAAAAAATCCAACGTCATCGCTCAAAAACAAGCAGGTTATGTAGCCATCGGAATTAAAGTGGCTTTAGGTGATTTTTACACTGATAAAGCAAGAGCTTTGGCGGATTTAATTAAAAATTATGGTGCCAATGAATTGCGTTTTACCTTGCGTCAAGACATTTTGATTCGCAACATTAAAGAAGAAAACTTACCGTTCTTTTACCAAGAATTAGCCAAGTTGGATTTTGTTACTTTAGGGTACAATACTATCAATGATGTTACCGCTTGCCCTGGTACAGATACGTGTAATTTAGGAATTGCTAGTAGTACAGGAATCGCGGTAGAATTAGAACGCGTTTTAGCAACAGAATATCCGCAATACAGCAATAATAATGAAATCACGATTAAAATTAGTGGTTGTATGAATGCGTGTGGACAACATAATATGGCAGAAATTGGTTTCCAAGGAATGTCAATCAATTCAGGAAAATTAGTAGCGCCAGCCCTTCAAGTATTGTTGGGAGGAGGTAACTTAGGAAATGGCCAAGGTCGTTTTTCTGATAAAGTAATTAAAATTCCAAGTAGAAGAGGACCTGAAGCCTTGCGTTTGATTTTAAATGATTTTGAAGCGAATGCCAATGGACAATCGTTCTTGAATTATTATGATGCCAAAGGAGAAAAATATTTTTACGAATTTTTGAAACCTTTGGCAGATGTAACCAACTTAACAGAAGCTGATTTTGTCGATTGGGGAAATGCAGACAACTACGTAAAAGCAGTAGGTGTGGGTGAATGTGCAGGAGTGGTGATTGATTTAGTGGCTACTTTATTGGTAGAAGCGAAAGACAAATTGACGTTCTCTCAAGAAGCCTTGAACGATCAAAAATGGTCGGATTCCATTTATTTGACTTACGCAGGATTTGTGAATGCTGCCAAAGCGTTATTGCTTGCTGAAAAACAAAAAACAAACCACCATGCGGGTATCATCGATTTGTTTGATACCGTTTTTGTAGAAACCAATAAAATCCAATTGGCAACTGCTTTCAAAGAGTTGGTGTACCAAATTAAAGAGAACGAACCTTCAGAAGCGTTTGCAAAACAGTATTTAGAACAAGCAACAGCATTCTTCGCAACAATTGAAGAATACAGAGCAAAAGATTTAGCTAATGCATAAAAATATAAATTACATCAGTGCTTCCTCCCTCTCCTTTGGGGAGGGTCGGAGTGGGGCTCAACCCAAAGTAACTTTAGTAGGTGCTGGTCCAGGCGATCCAGACTTGCTTACTATCAAAGGAGCCAATGCTTTAGCAGAAGCTCAGGTGGTTTTGTATGATGCCTTGGCCAACGAAGAAATTTTGACTTATGCTCCTAAAAAATCAATCAAGATTTTTGTGGGAAAAAGAAAAGGATGTCATACCTATTCGCAAGATGAAATCAATCAGTTGATTGTAGATAATGCCTTGACTTACGGACACGTGGTGCGTTTAAAAGGAGGCGATCCATTTATTTTTGGACGTGGAAGTGAAGAAATTGATTTCGTAGAAAGTTTCGGAATCCCAACAGCAGTGGTACCTGGAATATCCTCTTCGGTAGCAGTGCCGGCCTATCAAGGAATTTCATTAACTAAACGTGGAGTTTCAGAAAGTTTTTGGGTAATTACAGGAACTACTTCCGACAGAAAATTGTCAAACGATGTGGCTTTGGCAGCACAGTCATCAGCAACGGTGGTGATTTTGATGGGCATGAGCAAATTGGCTCAGATTGTGAATTTGTTCCAAAACGAATCGAAAGGAGCTAGTCCGATTGCGATTATTCAAAACGGAACGACTCCAAAAGAAAAAATAGGAGTGGGAACTATTGATACGATTCAAAACGTAGTAGCAGAAAAGAAATTAAGTTCACCTGCCATTATTGTCATTGGTGAAGTGGTGAGAGAAAGCAATAAATTAAAAGGGTTTTACGAGGAATTTATTTCGAAAGAAATTATTTAACCTTTGTTTTTGATACAATAAATTAACGACTCTACTCCCCTCTCCTTTGGAGAGGGGCTGGGGGTGAGGCTTATGGAAAGAAACGAACTATATCCTGTGTTTTTAAAACTACATCAATTGAATGTGTTGATTGTGGGTGGCGGAAACGTAGGTTTAGAAAAGTTATCTTTTATGTTAAAATCCAGTCCGAATGCCAATGTTGAAGTAGTAGCGCCACGATTTCTTCCTGAATTGGAAGCTTTGGTTGCACAACATCCTTCGGTTAAGCTAACAGCAAAGAAATTCAATCGTTGGATGCTTCGCAAACGCCATTTGGTAATTGCGTGTACTGATGATTTGAAGGTAAATAAAAGAGTATTTGATTTGTGTCGCAAGCGTCATTTGATTTGCAATATTGCAGATACGCCTCAGTTGTGTGATTATTATTTGGGTGGCATTGTAACCAAAGGAAATGTGAAAATTGCCATTTCGACCAATGGAAAATCACCCACAACAGCCAAGCGATTGCGAGAGTTTTTTGAAGAAATCATTCCAGACGACATCAATACAATGGTTGAAAATTTGAACGAATACCGCAAAACACTTAAAGGTAATTTTGAGGAAAAAGTTCAAAAGATGAATGAAATTACCGAATCGTTGAAAAACAAGAAATAGCGATTAAAATGAAAAAGTGATAATTGTTACCTAAAGAAACTAAAATCATTTGTTCATTTGCATTAAATAAAGAGAAGCATAATTAAAAAGAATAAAATTAAATAGAATGATTAAAACAG
It includes:
- a CDS encoding nitrite/sulfite reductase, which codes for MESFRTEIENPIVQKDIIDLERKIRLFKEGKIDDERFRSLRLARGVYGQRQEGVQMIRIKLPFGKVSSEQLIRITKVSDEYSTGRLHITTRQDIQIHYVSLDRTPELWADLEKDDITLREACGNTVRNITASETAGIDPDEPFDVSPYAHALFQFFLRNPVCQEMGRKFKMAFSSSDKDTALSYLHDLGFIPKIVNGERGFKVLLGGGLGSQPSHAELLSEFVPANQIIPMTEGVLRIFDRYGERAKRLKARMKFLIKEIGKDEFLRLVEEEKKALSFKTVEIDTTPFDGPIPAPALEVPKVTIEDTASFEAWKKSNVIAQKQAGYVAIGIKVALGDFYTDKARALADLIKNYGANELRFTLRQDILIRNIKEENLPFFYQELAKLDFVTLGYNTINDVTACPGTDTCNLGIASSTGIAVELERVLATEYPQYSNNNEITIKISGCMNACGQHNMAEIGFQGMSINSGKLVAPALQVLLGGGNLGNGQGRFSDKVIKIPSRRGPEALRLILNDFEANANGQSFLNYYDAKGEKYFYEFLKPLADVTNLTEADFVDWGNADNYVKAVGVGECAGVVIDLVATLLVEAKDKLTFSQEALNDQKWSDSIYLTYAGFVNAAKALLLAEKQKTNHHAGIIDLFDTVFVETNKIQLATAFKELVYQIKENEPSEAFAKQYLEQATAFFATIEEYRAKDLANA
- the cobA gene encoding uroporphyrinogen-III C-methyltransferase codes for the protein MHKNINYISASSLSFGEGRSGAQPKVTLVGAGPGDPDLLTIKGANALAEAQVVLYDALANEEILTYAPKKSIKIFVGKRKGCHTYSQDEINQLIVDNALTYGHVVRLKGGDPFIFGRGSEEIDFVESFGIPTAVVPGISSSVAVPAYQGISLTKRGVSESFWVITGTTSDRKLSNDVALAAQSSATVVILMGMSKLAQIVNLFQNESKGASPIAIIQNGTTPKEKIGVGTIDTIQNVVAEKKLSSPAIIVIGEVVRESNKLKGFYEEFISKEII
- a CDS encoding precorrin-2 dehydrogenase/sirohydrochlorin ferrochelatase family protein, with product MERNELYPVFLKLHQLNVLIVGGGNVGLEKLSFMLKSSPNANVEVVAPRFLPELEALVAQHPSVKLTAKKFNRWMLRKRHLVIACTDDLKVNKRVFDLCRKRHLICNIADTPQLCDYYLGGIVTKGNVKIAISTNGKSPTTAKRLREFFEEIIPDDINTMVENLNEYRKTLKGNFEEKVQKMNEITESLKNKK